The following coding sequences are from one bacterium SCSIO 12741 window:
- a CDS encoding ABC transporter ATP-binding protein, which produces MITAKKITKSYGNLQVLKGIDLHIDQGEVVSIVGASGAGKTTLLQILGTLDLPDTGVLQINQAEVNRLDPNALSRFRNKHIGFVFQFHQLLPEFTALENVCIPAYIAGTGKAEAREQALKHLEFLGLSHRLDHKPAELSGGEQQRVAVARALVNQPAVILADEPSGNLDSKSSEELHQLFFDLRKAYNQTFVIVTHNRELADMADRKLTLSDGMIVE; this is translated from the coding sequence TTGATCACAGCTAAAAAAATTACCAAGTCCTACGGAAACCTTCAAGTATTGAAGGGTATTGACCTGCATATTGATCAAGGAGAAGTGGTGAGTATTGTTGGAGCATCGGGAGCCGGAAAAACAACTTTACTTCAGATTCTTGGCACATTGGATTTACCCGATACGGGGGTACTTCAAATAAACCAGGCAGAAGTTAATCGTTTGGATCCAAATGCCCTTTCACGGTTTCGGAACAAGCATATTGGTTTTGTTTTTCAGTTTCATCAATTGTTACCCGAGTTTACTGCATTGGAGAATGTTTGCATCCCCGCTTATATAGCCGGAACGGGTAAAGCCGAAGCCCGTGAACAAGCGCTCAAGCATCTTGAATTTTTAGGGCTTTCACACCGCCTCGATCACAAACCGGCAGAACTATCCGGGGGAGAACAACAGCGGGTTGCTGTAGCACGAGCTCTGGTCAATCAGCCGGCTGTCATCCTGGCCGATGAACCCTCTGGAAACTTGGATTCGAAAAGCAGTGAAGAATTGCACCAATTATTCTTTGACCTGAGAAAAGCTTACAACCAAACCTTCGTCATCGTTACCCACAACCGCGAATTGGCCGACATGGCAGATCGAAAGCTCACCTTGTCTGACGGAATGATCGTGGAATAA
- a CDS encoding endonuclease/exonuclease/phosphatase family protein, whose product MKTLDRVAYVLNYVFAIALVLSYISPYVRPGDLWFISLFGLLYPVWLAINIIFIIYWAFRLKNRFFLSILVIAAGYFHFNKFFQFQEQPEYPPVESIRFYSHNLKAFGLNGPEFQTEDGEKIFRYLDQHLFDVYCFQEFFDTDRKDFSPYDSIKKVTHAKYRHVEYLPEFRGNKFGLATLSQYPIVEKGMVEFEREGTNMCIYTDIDFDGTVVRVYNMHLQSVHLKPDDYEFLRNPQNSESPTEETKGLISRLVKAYEKREEQTYTIEEHMEQCPYPIIVCGDFNDTPLSHAYEMIRAGGNLKDAFQENGSGLGSTYNGMLPILRIDYMFYSPQIENHYFEIVHEDLSDHYPLIGYFSLPE is encoded by the coding sequence TTGAAAACCCTTGACCGCGTTGCGTATGTTCTGAACTATGTCTTTGCCATAGCTCTGGTCCTTTCCTACATATCTCCTTACGTACGTCCGGGAGATCTTTGGTTCATTTCTCTGTTTGGTTTGCTCTACCCGGTGTGGTTGGCAATCAATATCATCTTTATCATTTACTGGGCTTTTCGATTGAAAAACCGCTTCTTTCTATCCATTTTGGTGATCGCTGCGGGCTACTTTCATTTCAACAAATTCTTTCAGTTTCAGGAACAACCAGAATACCCTCCGGTAGAGTCCATCCGTTTTTATTCGCACAACCTCAAAGCCTTTGGTCTAAACGGACCTGAATTTCAAACCGAGGATGGCGAAAAGATTTTCCGCTACCTGGATCAACATCTATTTGATGTTTACTGCTTTCAGGAATTCTTCGATACGGATAGAAAAGACTTCTCGCCTTACGATTCCATCAAAAAGGTGACCCATGCCAAATATCGCCATGTAGAATACCTGCCCGAATTCCGCGGCAATAAGTTTGGTCTGGCCACTTTGAGTCAGTACCCCATTGTGGAGAAGGGCATGGTGGAATTTGAACGAGAGGGCACCAACATGTGCATCTACACGGATATCGATTTTGATGGTACGGTAGTCCGTGTTTACAACATGCACTTGCAGTCCGTTCACCTTAAACCAGATGACTACGAGTTTCTTCGAAACCCTCAGAATTCAGAAAGCCCAACGGAAGAAACCAAAGGATTAATATCCCGATTGGTTAAAGCCTACGAAAAACGCGAAGAACAAACCTACACGATCGAAGAGCACATGGAACAGTGTCCCTACCCCATCATTGTATGCGGTGATTTTAACGACACTCCCCTATCTCATGCCTACGAAATGATTCGGGCGGGCGGAAACCTAAAAGATGCTTTTCAGGAAAATGGCAGCGGTTTAGGTAGTACCTACAATGGTATGCTTCCCATTCTTCGCATCGACTACATGTTCTACAGTCCTCAAATTGAAAACCACTATTTCGAAATCGTACATGAAGACCTTTCCGATCACTATCCATTGATTGGCTATTTTAGTCTTCCTGAATAA
- a CDS encoding TIGR02757 family protein — translation MGSSLSTQDLREFLDEKYDLYNRNSFIETDPISIPHQFSKKEDIEIAGFLAASLAWGQRKTIIQKSNLLIDLMDRTPYDFVLHAEDRDLLQFEKFVHRTFQGEDAVTFVRALQHIYQNHGGLESVFSARQGAYEAINHFREVFLGPPHPKRSEKHLSSPAKGSSSKRLNMYLRWMVRNDKRGVDFGIWPSFDTAELMLPLDVHTGNVGRKLGLLQRKANDWKAVAEITDNLRKLDAKDPVKYDFALFGLGAFEGF, via the coding sequence ATGGGAAGCAGCCTATCCACCCAAGACCTTCGGGAATTTCTGGACGAAAAGTACGATCTGTACAACCGAAACAGCTTTATTGAAACGGACCCCATTAGCATTCCCCATCAGTTTTCGAAAAAGGAAGACATTGAAATTGCCGGATTCCTGGCCGCCTCATTGGCTTGGGGACAGCGCAAAACCATCATCCAAAAATCCAATTTGTTGATCGACTTGATGGATCGTACTCCCTACGACTTTGTCCTGCATGCCGAAGACCGTGACTTACTCCAATTCGAAAAGTTTGTTCACCGTACTTTTCAGGGAGAAGATGCCGTAACCTTTGTTCGTGCCTTGCAACACATTTACCAGAATCACGGTGGATTGGAATCCGTTTTCAGTGCTCGACAAGGAGCCTATGAGGCCATCAATCATTTTCGGGAAGTATTTTTGGGTCCACCTCACCCCAAAAGAAGTGAAAAGCACTTGAGTTCACCAGCCAAGGGTTCTTCTTCCAAAAGACTCAATATGTACCTACGCTGGATGGTTAGGAACGACAAACGCGGAGTTGATTTTGGAATTTGGCCTTCCTTCGATACCGCTGAATTGATGCTCCCCTTAGATGTTCACACGGGAAATGTAGGAAGGAAATTGGGACTACTTCAACGGAAAGCAAACGATTGGAAAGCCGTGGCAGAAATCACAGATAACTTAAGAAAACTGGATGCTAAAGATCCAGTCAAGTACGACTTCGCTCTATTTGGACTGGGAGCTTTCGAGGGATTCTAA
- a CDS encoding BamA/TamA family outer membrane protein yields MDETEEGGWLSSGLIPGGEGGVTSGLGWEFQWDHRDKVYAPYKGHFVRLSMLFFDPAFASDFAFNHFTLDMRKYFNLGNNHVLAFQAYGEYNFGETPFNRMAQLGGQIIMRGYKIGTYRDQHLMAGQIEYRTPIWYFVGFTAFLGSGAVARNFNDFQTSNFRPTYGMGLRLALNRKERINLRLDYARGEYDGEFYLTLMESF; encoded by the coding sequence ATGGATGAAACCGAAGAAGGGGGTTGGCTCAGCTCCGGATTGATTCCGGGAGGAGAAGGTGGCGTTACCTCAGGCCTGGGTTGGGAGTTTCAGTGGGATCATCGCGACAAGGTATATGCTCCCTATAAGGGTCATTTTGTTCGATTGAGCATGCTCTTTTTCGATCCGGCCTTTGCCAGTGACTTTGCCTTCAATCACTTTACCCTGGATATGCGCAAATACTTCAACCTGGGCAACAATCATGTTTTGGCCTTTCAAGCTTATGGGGAATACAATTTTGGAGAAACCCCATTCAACCGAATGGCTCAGCTGGGTGGACAGATTATTATGCGTGGTTATAAAATTGGAACTTACCGCGATCAACACTTGATGGCCGGGCAAATAGAATACCGTACACCGATCTGGTATTTTGTAGGATTTACCGCTTTTTTAGGAAGTGGTGCTGTAGCTCGGAACTTTAATGATTTCCAAACCTCCAATTTTCGACCTACCTATGGTATGGGACTTCGATTGGCACTCAATCGCAAGGAACGCATCAACCTTAGACTTGATTACGCCCGTGGTGAATACGATGGTGAATTCTACCTCACTTTGATGGAATCTTTTTAG
- a CDS encoding rhomboid family intramembrane serine protease, whose translation MANFILDDLKSIVQARNPLHRVILYTTIIFLVQRLIQDFVPVVEWLALPGNIGTYITRPWTLVTYMFLHGSFTHWFFNMLVLYIFGRIMLEFQGSRRFVAVYFMSGIAGGLFFLVAYGLMVVTDSNLMGSWLLGASAGVTGVMVAITFLVPNYPVRLLLFGEVPIKYIALVLFITSTVMDFSINTGGKLAHIGGAVMGYVFIRNLQRGTDLTLTFNSVIDRFMGLFTKRRRMRVVKNDGRAQRRTPPRQRAAEPDAGFDQKRVDSILDKILQSGYDSLTEEEKEFLFKSSNKK comes from the coding sequence ATGGCAAACTTTATATTGGATGACTTAAAGAGTATTGTTCAGGCGAGAAATCCTCTGCATCGCGTCATTCTATATACCACCATCATCTTTTTGGTCCAACGGCTTATCCAGGACTTTGTACCTGTGGTAGAATGGTTGGCCCTGCCCGGAAACATTGGCACCTACATCACTCGTCCCTGGACCTTGGTCACCTACATGTTTCTTCATGGTAGTTTTACCCATTGGTTCTTCAACATGTTGGTCCTTTACATATTTGGTAGGATCATGCTGGAGTTTCAAGGATCGAGAAGATTTGTAGCCGTCTACTTCATGAGTGGAATTGCGGGCGGATTGTTCTTTCTCGTCGCCTATGGATTGATGGTAGTGACCGATAGCAACCTCATGGGTTCCTGGCTACTGGGAGCTTCTGCCGGAGTTACAGGCGTTATGGTTGCCATTACTTTTTTGGTTCCGAATTACCCCGTAAGACTGCTCTTATTTGGCGAAGTTCCAATCAAATACATTGCCCTTGTCCTATTTATCACATCCACGGTTATGGATTTCTCCATCAACACGGGAGGGAAGCTGGCCCATATTGGTGGTGCAGTAATGGGTTATGTCTTTATTAGAAACCTGCAACGAGGTACTGATCTAACCCTAACCTTCAATTCGGTGATCGATCGTTTTATGGGACTATTTACCAAGCGACGCCGAATGCGTGTGGTCAAAAATGATGGCCGCGCACAACGCCGAACTCCCCCTCGTCAAAGAGCGGCGGAACCAGATGCTGGATTTGACCAAAAACGTGTAGATTCGATCCTTGATAAAATTTTGCAGTCAGGGTACGATTCTTTGACTGAAGAGGAAAAAGAATTTCTGTTTAAATCCAGTAACAAAAAGTAA
- a CDS encoding rhomboid family intramembrane serine protease: protein MPQVVKNLLIINGLFFLATYVVQQVYHENLNQVLGMYYFESESFRPYQLVTYMFMHGGLYHILTNMFMLWMFGSNIENVWGPKRFLTYYLITGVGASLFHFGIDFYQVSSVMSNLTPDMIEIVKSEGANVLQQGMNYNNPDMAELNQLLNVPLVGASGAVFGILLAFGMLFPNLRIIPLFFPIPIKAKYMVMFFGAFELYVAFQNSPGDNIAHFAHLGGMLFGYLLIKYWKADTPIY from the coding sequence ATACCCCAAGTGGTTAAGAACCTGCTCATCATTAATGGCTTGTTTTTCCTTGCCACTTACGTCGTGCAACAGGTATATCATGAGAACCTGAATCAGGTTTTGGGTATGTACTATTTTGAATCTGAGTCTTTCCGCCCTTATCAGTTGGTGACGTATATGTTTATGCATGGAGGTCTCTATCACATTTTGACCAACATGTTTATGCTTTGGATGTTTGGAAGCAACATTGAAAACGTGTGGGGACCAAAACGATTTCTTACCTACTATTTGATCACCGGTGTTGGAGCTTCCCTATTTCATTTTGGAATTGATTTTTACCAGGTGAGCTCGGTTATGTCCAACTTGACCCCGGATATGATTGAGATCGTTAAATCGGAAGGAGCTAATGTTCTTCAGCAAGGCATGAATTATAACAATCCCGATATGGCTGAATTGAACCAGTTGCTCAATGTACCTCTGGTAGGAGCTTCAGGAGCTGTTTTTGGTATTCTACTTGCCTTTGGAATGCTTTTCCCAAATTTGAGAATCATTCCTCTATTTTTCCCCATCCCCATCAAGGCCAAGTACATGGTGATGTTTTTCGGAGCTTTCGAATTGTACGTTGCTTTCCAAAACTCACCTGGCGATAACATTGCTCACTTTGCGCACCTGGGAGGAATGTTATTCGGATATTTGTTGATTAAATACTGGAAGGCGGATACGCCGATCTATTAG
- a CDS encoding DUF479 domain-containing protein, with protein MNHLAHIYLSGDDDDIIVGNYIADFVKGKKIYDYSSGVQKGIVLHRAIDSYTDSHPLVKNSVSRVRNSLGKFAGIAVDVYYDHFLAIHWSDYHKENLEDYAQDIYALLQARYPELPQYAQRFFQFMIQHNILVNYGRKDALRNVFYGLSQRTRFPSQLANSVDYLNENYEGLYEDFKAFFQDLIQFSEERRLEL; from the coding sequence GTGAATCACCTTGCCCATATATACTTGTCAGGAGATGACGACGATATCATCGTTGGCAATTACATCGCTGATTTTGTAAAAGGCAAAAAGATTTATGACTACTCTTCGGGCGTTCAGAAGGGCATAGTACTTCACCGCGCCATTGATTCCTATACCGACAGTCATCCATTGGTGAAGAACAGCGTGAGCCGCGTAAGAAACTCGCTTGGCAAGTTTGCAGGAATCGCGGTTGACGTCTACTACGATCATTTTTTAGCGATCCATTGGTCCGATTATCACAAAGAAAATTTGGAGGATTATGCCCAGGACATTTATGCCCTGTTACAAGCGAGATACCCCGAGCTTCCCCAATACGCACAAAGGTTCTTTCAGTTCATGATCCAACACAACATCTTGGTCAATTACGGTCGGAAGGATGCCTTACGCAACGTCTTTTATGGATTATCTCAACGTACTCGATTTCCTTCTCAATTGGCCAACTCCGTAGATTATCTAAATGAAAACTACGAAGGGCTTTATGAAGATTTCAAAGCTTTCTTTCAAGATCTAATTCAATTTTCGGAAGAACGAAGACTGGAGCTTTAG
- a CDS encoding glycosyl hydrolase, producing MRILIFLGLMLASQLSAQVTNVKIGQIKRSVEPSICLDPNNPDVLVAGAVLDELYTSRDGGKTWTMGHLQSSFGVWGDPVIVVDTAGSFYYFHLSNPPFGTWIDRIVCQRSDDQGKTWSNGTFTGLNEKRAQDKHWAVVDRNTNAIYLTWTQFDRYNSRAPQDSSVILFSKSNDRGETWSKPMRINQVAGNCLDSSETTEGAVPTMGPNGEVYVAWAGPAGLRFDRSLDGGETWLDQDILVDEYKAGWDYEVPGLSRCNGLPVTTSDLSGGKYQGRIYVNWSDQRNGLNNTDIWLKYSDDGGDTWSALKKVNDDQTERHQFLTWLAVDQVTGFVYCVFYDRRNYDDHQTDVYLAVSKDGGDTFQNLRISQEPFTPEDGVFFGDYNNLVAHNGRVRPIWARMDQKKTSVWTALYEEAAKPNSQSPKTAQVPDDQEPVYAAHTVKVKLKEAGEVSLYIKDKKGNRVSTVYQGLSLEAGVHELTFNPTMELAEGKYRLELVTAKGSKCSSLHLKR from the coding sequence ATGCGTATCCTGATTTTTCTGGGACTGATGCTCGCCTCGCAGCTTTCGGCCCAAGTCACTAATGTTAAGATCGGCCAAATCAAACGGTCGGTAGAACCCTCCATTTGCCTAGATCCCAATAATCCGGATGTTTTGGTAGCAGGGGCCGTTTTGGATGAGTTGTACACCAGTCGAGACGGTGGGAAAACCTGGACCATGGGGCACTTGCAATCCAGCTTCGGTGTTTGGGGGGATCCGGTAATTGTGGTGGATACAGCAGGAAGTTTTTATTATTTCCACCTGTCCAACCCGCCTTTTGGAACCTGGATTGATCGTATTGTATGCCAGCGATCTGATGATCAGGGAAAGACTTGGTCCAATGGAACTTTTACAGGATTGAATGAAAAAAGAGCTCAGGATAAACATTGGGCAGTTGTGGACCGTAACACCAATGCCATTTACCTTACCTGGACTCAATTCGATCGCTACAATTCAAGAGCACCTCAAGATTCTTCGGTCATTCTATTTTCCAAATCCAACGATAGAGGCGAGACCTGGAGTAAGCCAATGCGCATCAATCAGGTAGCTGGAAATTGCCTGGATAGTTCGGAAACAACCGAAGGAGCAGTTCCCACAATGGGGCCCAACGGAGAGGTTTATGTAGCCTGGGCAGGACCGGCTGGTTTGCGATTCGATCGTTCGTTGGACGGAGGAGAAACCTGGCTGGATCAGGATATATTGGTGGATGAGTATAAGGCGGGTTGGGATTATGAAGTCCCGGGTTTGTCTCGTTGCAATGGTTTACCTGTCACCACCAGTGATTTGAGCGGAGGAAAATACCAGGGTCGTATTTATGTCAACTGGAGTGATCAACGCAATGGATTGAACAACACAGACATTTGGCTCAAGTATTCCGATGACGGCGGTGACACCTGGAGTGCTTTGAAAAAAGTGAATGACGACCAGACCGAACGCCATCAGTTTCTCACTTGGTTAGCGGTAGATCAAGTAACCGGTTTTGTGTATTGCGTTTTTTACGACCGCAGGAATTACGATGATCATCAAACCGATGTTTACCTGGCCGTATCCAAGGATGGTGGAGACACCTTTCAAAACCTAAGAATCAGTCAGGAGCCTTTTACTCCAGAGGATGGGGTGTTTTTTGGGGATTACAATAACCTGGTTGCCCACAACGGAAGAGTAAGACCTATTTGGGCCCGGATGGATCAAAAGAAAACCAGTGTTTGGACAGCACTTTATGAAGAGGCGGCCAAACCGAATTCGCAGTCGCCCAAAACGGCACAGGTACCTGATGATCAGGAACCCGTATATGCCGCTCATACCGTGAAAGTAAAACTCAAAGAAGCCGGAGAAGTATCGCTCTACATTAAAGACAAAAAAGGGAATCGGGTTTCCACCGTATACCAGGGCTTGTCCTTGGAGGCCGGTGTTCATGAATTGACATTTAATCCAACCATGGAATTGGCAGAAGGCAAATATCGCCTGGAGTTGGTAACAGCAAAGGGTAGCAAGTGTAGCAGCTTACATCTGAAGCGCTAA
- a CDS encoding NUDIX domain-containing protein, protein MEALREFNVRVYALFINDQNQVLVSDEIIRGKYFTKFPGGGLELGESPVECLHRECQEEMNQPIEVLNHFHTTDQFVRSAFRPWEQVISIYHRCKIKGDNKFKTSTKRFDFDRAITGDQEAFRWADISTLDAKEFEFLIDAHVVGLIKKQFS, encoded by the coding sequence ATGGAAGCACTCAGAGAATTCAACGTTCGTGTTTACGCTTTGTTTATCAATGATCAAAACCAGGTATTGGTATCGGATGAAATCATTCGAGGCAAGTACTTTACCAAATTTCCGGGCGGTGGATTGGAACTTGGAGAATCGCCCGTTGAATGCCTGCACCGCGAATGCCAGGAAGAAATGAACCAACCCATCGAAGTGCTGAATCATTTCCATACAACAGATCAGTTTGTCAGGTCTGCTTTTCGTCCATGGGAACAAGTTATCAGTATCTACCACCGCTGCAAAATCAAAGGGGATAACAAGTTCAAAACGAGTACCAAGCGATTCGATTTTGACCGGGCTATAACTGGGGATCAAGAAGCCTTTCGCTGGGCTGATATTTCAACCCTGGATGCTAAGGAATTTGAATTTCTCATTGACGCTCATGTGGTGGGATTGATCAAAAAACAATTCAGCTGA
- a CDS encoding toxin-antitoxin system YwqK family antitoxin: protein MIKWVMTMAAFLIAFQGQSQLLEKQYEDELWAYYNNGLNSFLWSGIGGALKVGIDEYYVDDALRFNDAVFHDARSYNVETFSVIDFDDPINQSKYELIFEAGDTVNLMEALLYLGDNYGAYYKDHRRIRALTLNERDSIKDTCDLLNSRKMVLYEWWYMDTTNYQLRSFIRSYGIYDANDPKADRPAIWVDIVTMDPKLINRFQVKKGDGFVSIDKWLRSWDLERSEVLVMPSGYPDIRINDPFHNEMDAPIYRTLIEMRGQNLPVKKNRVKSKLVNGSYKNGERNGTWTYSKKGKVLAEFSYSKGIPDGSYSLYFEDGSLREKGTFKKGVKEGVCKAYYPDGNLKSERNFKNGKQNEKQSQYYTTGQLHSTWFVENGRPHGVYNQYNEDGTSRLKGRFLNGMIASEWTYQMYLEEVLCGFLQDDFMNGEVYKQVEQGAMDDCRADFVIRFVHDKSQGCYKGLCILPEPIGRIK, encoded by the coding sequence ATGATTAAATGGGTAATGACGATGGCGGCCTTTTTGATTGCTTTTCAAGGGCAATCACAGCTGCTTGAAAAACAGTATGAAGACGAATTATGGGCTTATTACAACAATGGCCTGAACTCTTTTTTGTGGAGTGGAATCGGTGGCGCGCTCAAAGTGGGGATCGATGAATACTACGTAGACGACGCTCTTCGATTCAACGATGCTGTGTTTCATGATGCACGCAGTTACAACGTTGAAACATTTAGTGTAATCGATTTTGATGATCCGATCAATCAATCCAAATACGAATTGATTTTTGAAGCCGGCGATACGGTAAATCTGATGGAAGCCTTGCTCTATCTGGGTGATAACTATGGCGCTTATTACAAAGATCATCGCCGAATTCGAGCCCTAACCTTAAACGAAAGGGATAGCATTAAGGATACCTGCGACTTGCTAAACAGCCGTAAGATGGTCCTGTATGAATGGTGGTATATGGATACAACCAATTATCAGTTGCGTTCTTTTATTCGTTCTTATGGAATTTATGATGCCAACGATCCCAAGGCAGATAGACCAGCGATTTGGGTCGATATCGTAACCATGGACCCTAAGTTAATCAATCGCTTTCAGGTGAAGAAAGGAGACGGCTTTGTATCCATCGATAAATGGTTGAGAAGTTGGGATCTGGAACGAAGTGAGGTTTTGGTAATGCCGAGTGGTTACCCAGACATTCGTATCAACGATCCTTTTCACAACGAAATGGATGCCCCAATTTACCGAACCCTTATTGAAATGAGAGGGCAAAACCTTCCGGTAAAAAAGAACCGTGTAAAATCTAAGCTGGTTAATGGCTCCTACAAGAATGGTGAGCGAAATGGCACTTGGACCTATAGCAAAAAAGGAAAGGTTTTGGCGGAGTTTTCGTACAGCAAAGGAATACCCGACGGCTCGTACTCCTTATATTTTGAAGACGGTTCGTTACGCGAAAAGGGAACGTTTAAAAAGGGAGTCAAGGAAGGGGTATGCAAGGCCTACTATCCGGATGGTAATCTCAAGAGTGAAAGAAACTTTAAAAACGGTAAGCAAAACGAGAAGCAATCTCAGTACTACACAACGGGTCAGTTGCACAGCACTTGGTTTGTGGAGAATGGACGGCCGCATGGTGTTTACAATCAATACAACGAAGATGGTACCTCCAGGCTAAAAGGACGTTTTCTTAATGGAATGATTGCTTCGGAATGGACCTACCAAATGTACTTAGAGGAAGTGCTATGTGGATTTCTTCAAGATGACTTTATGAACGGGGAAGTGTACAAGCAGGTGGAGCAAGGAGCAATGGATGATTGCCGTGCCGATTTTGTTATCCGCTTTGTTCATGATAAAAGCCAAGGCTGCTACAAGGGGCTTTGTATTCTTCCGGAGCCTATTGGTAGGATTAAGTAG
- the mnmD gene encoding tRNA (5-methylaminomethyl-2-thiouridine)(34)-methyltransferase MnmD has product MPLEIIESGDGSHSLYHTELDETYHSRHGSIQEALHVFLKSGLDELASLKEVRIFEMGFGTGLNALLTAREAPKRDQQITYFGLERYPVEESIWQKLNYTEQLEEPELSSVFENLHQSSWEQPERINSHFILQKMEGDIRSISLPEPGHLIYFDAFGPRVQPELWDATVFERLLDWLLPGGILVTYSCKGDVKRALKQVGFEVEKIPGPPGKREMLRARKPQN; this is encoded by the coding sequence ATGCCCTTGGAAATCATTGAATCAGGTGATGGCTCTCATTCACTCTACCACACAGAGTTGGACGAAACCTACCATTCCAGGCACGGATCTATTCAGGAAGCCCTTCACGTTTTCCTAAAAAGCGGGTTAGATGAATTGGCCTCGTTGAAGGAGGTTCGAATTTTTGAAATGGGCTTTGGCACCGGACTCAATGCCCTACTCACTGCCAGAGAAGCTCCTAAGAGGGATCAGCAAATTACCTACTTTGGCTTAGAGCGGTACCCCGTGGAAGAATCGATTTGGCAAAAGCTGAATTACACCGAACAACTGGAAGAACCAGAATTAAGTTCGGTGTTTGAAAACCTACACCAATCGAGTTGGGAGCAACCCGAAAGAATCAATAGCCACTTTATCCTTCAAAAGATGGAAGGTGATATTCGATCCATCTCTTTACCGGAACCAGGACACCTGATCTATTTTGATGCATTTGGTCCCCGGGTTCAACCGGAATTGTGGGATGCCACGGTGTTTGAAAGACTACTGGATTGGTTATTACCGGGTGGAATATTGGTGACCTACAGTTGTAAAGGAGATGTGAAACGAGCCTTAAAACAAGTAGGATTTGAAGTAGAAAAAATACCAGGACCTCCTGGGAAACGTGAAATGCTAAGAGCTCGTAAGCCCCAAAACTAA